The genomic window CAAAATTGCCTTTGAGAACGGTCAGCAGCAAATTGAACCGCCGCATCTGTTTTTCGCCCTTTTAGACGATATTGAAGGCATTGTCGTATCAATTTTACATAAATTTAACGTAAATACAATAGCGCTAAAGGCAGGCGCCCAGTCCTTGATAGACAAAATGCCAAAACAGCCCGGTTCATCCCCTGTTGGCGGTATCGGCCAAATTTTGCTTGGCCAATCAATGCTCTATATTTTTCAAACCGCCGTGGGCGAAGCCAAAAAAATGGGCGATGAATATATCAGTGTGGAACACCTGTTTCTGGCTTTCATGGTCGGCCGCAATCCGATTAGCGACCTGCTTTTAGGTTATGGGGTAAATTACGAGGACACGCTCAAAGCCCTGGCCGGCATCAGAGGCAGTCAAAAAGTTGACAGCCCGGAACCGGAAACAAAATATAATGTTCTGGAAAAATACGGAAAAAATCTGACCGACTTGGCCTATAAAGAAAAACTTGATCCGGTAATCGGCCGCGACGATGAAATCCGCCGCGTCATGCAAATTCTGTCCCGCCGCACGAAAAACAATCCGGTACTGATCGGCGAACCCGGAACCGGCAAAACAGCCATCGTTGAAGGTTTGGCGCAAAGAATTGTGAACGGCGACGTGCCCGAGTCCCTAAAAAACAAAGAAGTGATCGCTTTGGATATTGGTTCGCTGTTAGCCGGAACAAAATTCCGCGGCGAATTTGAAGATCGTCTGAAAGCGGTTTTAAAAGAAATTAATGATTCGGCCGGAAAAATCATACTGTTTATAGATGAATTGCACACTATTGTCGGCGCCGGTTCTTCCGAGGGCTCGGTTGATGCTTCTAACATGTTAAAACCGGCACTGGCAAGGGGCACACTCCACGCCATTGGCGCCACCACTTTAAAAGAATACCAAAAATATATTGAAAAAGACGCAGCCCTGGAACGCCGCTTCCAGCCGGTGACGGTAAATGAACCGGCGCGCGATGATGCCGTTGCTATTTTACGCGGCATTAAAGAAAAATATGAAGTTCATCATGGCGTACGCATCACCGATTCGGCTATTTTAGCCGCGGTTGATCTTTCCCAGAGATATATTTCCGATCGTTTCCTGCCCGACAAAGCCATTGATTTGATAGACGAAGCCACCTCGGCTTTGCGCATGCAAATTGATTCCATGCCGGATGAACTGGATAAGATGAAACGGGCAATGATAAAAATGGAAGTTGAAAAACGCGCCTTAAAAAAAGAAAAAGAAGAAGAAGCCAAAGAACGCCTGGCTAAACTGGAAAAAGAATTGGCTGAAACAAAAGAAAAAAGCAACGAGCTTGAGGCCCGCTGGAAAAACGAAAAAGAAGTTATCACCGGCATTCATAACCATAAAAAAGAAATTGAACAAATCAAACAACAGGCGGAGATTGAAGAAAGACGGGGCGACCTGCAAAAGGTAGCCGAAATTAGATACGGCAAAATCCCCGGTTTAGAAAGCTTAATCAGGCAAGAAGAACAAAAACTTATAAATATTCAAAAAGACACCGGCATTCTGAAAGAAGAAGTGACTGAAGAAGATATCGCCCGGGTAGTTTCACGCTGGACCGGCATTCCGGTTTCCAGGATGTTAAAAAGCGAAGCCGAAAAATTGGTCAACATGGAAAAAGAAATTTCCGAACGTGTTATCGGTCAGGAGGAAGCGGTCAAAGCCGTGGCCAATGCCATCCGAAGGTCAAGAGCCGGCATTTCCGAACCAAACAAACCGATCGGGTCATTTATATTTCTCGGTCCAACCGGCGTCGGCAAAACCGAACTGGCCAAAGCCCTGGCTGAATTTCTGTTTGACACCGAAAACGCGCTGGTGCGGGTTGATATGAGTGAATATATGGAGAAACATGCGGTCTCAAAAATGATCGGCTCCCCTCCCGGCTATGTCGGTTATGAAGAGGGCGGACAGCTTACGGAAATAATCCGCCGCCGACCCTATTCAGTGGTGCTGTTTGATGAAATTGAAAAAGCGCATCCGGATGTGTTTAATATCTTGCTGCAAATTTTAGATGACGGCCGCGTGACCGATGCCAAGGGCCGCACCGTGAATTTTAAAAACACGGTAATTGTCATGACCAGCAATATCGGCAGTAATTTTATTATGGACATGCAGAAAAAAGGCGAATTCGGCTTTGGCGACGGGCACGGCAAAAAAATCGGTGAAAAAAATATCAAAGATAAAATAATGGAAGAACTGCAAAGCAACTTTAAACCGGAATTCTTAAACCGCATTGATGATATTATTGTCTTTCATTCACTGACAGAAAAGGACATAAACAAGATTGTGGAATTACAGCTCTTAAAAGTGCAGGAACGTTTGAACGAAAGAAGAATTATGCTGATTATTAATGACAACGCCAAAAAATATCTGGTGAAAAAGGGCTACGACCCGAATTACGGCGCCAGACCGCTTAAACGCATCATCCAAAGCGAACTTTTGGACGAACTGGCCATGCAACTGATAGAGAAAAAAATCAGCGACGGCGATACGGTTAAAGTGACTTCCGAAAAAAATAAACTGATGCTGGCAAAGTAAACTTTTTTATTGCGGAAATATGTGTTATAATTAACACATATGAAAAACTACACTATTGCCAAAATAATAGCTATATTTTGCTTAATTTCTTTGGGCTTTCCATTTTTAGCCCAAGCCCAAACGGCCTCAAACTTCAATCCGGACTTCATTATCTCCGATGAAGAAATGCAAAGCACCGGTAATTGGACAACAAGCGACATCCAACAATTTTTGACAAGCAAAGGCAGTTACCTGGCTTCTTTGGTTGTGCCGGATGTCAGCGGTATTGTGAAAACAGCGGCCGAAATAATTTATGACGCGGCCGTCACCTATCAGGTCAACCCCAAATATCTGCTGGTCACTCTGCAAAAAGAACAAAGTTTAATCACCGACGACACCCCCACCCAAAAACAACTTGACTGGGCCACCGGTTATGCCGTCTGCGACAGTTGCAGTATGAGTGATCCGAAGGTTATGAAACATAAAGGTTTTAGCAAACAAGTTGACGATGCCGCCGGCATCATCCGCTGGTATTATGATAACACCGCCAATTCCATAGTTAAGAAAAAAGATCAGACCACCAGCATTGATAACACCAGCGTGGTTCCGCAAAGCTGGGCTACCGCTTTTCTCTACACCTATACTCCCCACTTACATGGCAATGAAAATTTTTGGCGAATCTGGAACACCTGGTTCAGTCAGATTTATCCCAATGGAACACTCCTAAAATCAGACCTGACCGGAGATGTTTGGTTGATTCAAAACGGCGTTAAACGAAAATTTACCAACCAAGCCACACTGCTAAGCATGGCCGATCCGAAAATGATTATCACCACGTCGGAAACCGATTTAAGCAACTACACAGCCGGCACAGATATTTCTTTCCCGGTTTATTCCATCTTAAGATCGGCCAGCGGCATATACTTGCTTGACTATGACACCCTGCGCCCGTTTGCTTCCGAAGCGGTAGTGCGCGCCTTAGGTTATAATCCTCAAGAAGTTATAGAAGTTGACGATACCGACTTGGCCAATTACCCGATCGGAGACGTGATCACCGCCTCCACCACTCCGGGATCTGTACAGGGAGTGATTTATCAAATCACCGATTTAAATAATGCCTATTACTTGTTTAAGGGCAACAAACTTTACCCAATCACGGACAAAAATATAATCCAAACAAATTATAAAGACCTGCCGATTGAAAAACATAAACTCTCCTACATCAAATCAATTGAAACCGCCGACATGCCCATTACCTTTAAAGACGGAACCCTTTTGAAACCTGCGGGTGGCAGCATTGTTTATGTAATGGAAAACGGCAAAAAACGCCGGCTTGCCGATGACGATACCTTTCTGGCCATGGGATACAAAAGAACCAATGTGGTTACTGTAGCTCAAGCTACAGTCGTCAGCATCTTAAACGGCGAACCGATTTTTTTAAACAGCAGTTTAATCTCATCTAAAAATAAATTCCTGGGCGACAGCGAAGCCAAGGTTGACGACATGTATGGCAGTAAACTGCCGGCCTACTTGGTAGCCGAATATCCCAGCGGCCGGATTATCTCCGGAAAAAATATTGATAAAAAATTATCCATCGCCTCGCTCACCAAGCTCGTCGTTGCTTATGAGGCCCTCAACCAAAATTTTGATCTGACCAAAACGAGTGTTTATGATTCCAAAAAATACGGATCCACAGGCGCCGGCTTGTCACTAAAAAACGGCGCCAAAATAAAAAACACTGACTTGTTTAACTATACGCTGGTTGCCTCAACCAACAATACCGCCCGCATGCTCGCCCAAGCCACCGGACTAAGCGAAGCTAATTTTGTTTCCGCCATGAAGGAAACTTTAAACAATTGGGGCGTCAGCGATACTACCATCTCCGATGTTACCGGGCTGGACAAGAACAACCAATCATCCGCCAGAAATCTGTTAAAGATATTTACCAAAATAATGGAGAATAAAAATATAAAATCGGCTTTATCTTTAACTAAGTATTCATTTAAAGAACTGCCGAGCAAAGCCGGCGCCGCCAGTCACGCCATTGCCAACACCAATCAACTGTTTAAAGTAACAAACAAAAACTACAAAATTCTGGCCAGTAAAACCGGTTACACCGATGAAGCCGGCGCGGTTATGCTGATGCTGGTTGAATCAACCGTAACCAAAAAACAATATACCGTAATTACGCTTGGCAATCCCAATTACAGCAACCGTTTCACTGAACCGAATAATATTGCCAAGTGGATTTCCACCGGAAAAGTAAAAATTGCTAACTATTAAATTAAATATATGTCGTTAGTTTTTGCCGGCATCGCTCCCCATCCCCCGCTTTTAATTCCCACCATCGGTAAAGATGCCATAAAAAAAGTTGCTCAAACCAAAAAAGCCATGGAGCAATTAGAGCAGAACTTGTATTTAACCCATCCGGAAATTTTAATTATCATCTCGCCTCACGGCAGTTATTTTTCCGATGCCTTTACCATGAACATCGCTCCGGAATTTGAAACCGACCTGCGCGATTTCGGCGATCTGGCCACCAAGTTAAAATTTAAAGGCGAAATGAATTTATCTTCAATGATCCGCGAAAGCAGTAAAGATCAAAAATTTCCCACCACGGCCATCAGCGAAAAGAATCTGGACCACGGTTCATCGGTGCCTTTATATTACTTGGCCAGCCATTTGTCTAAGGTACAAATTTTGCCCCTTGGTTTTTGCGATCTGGACTGGAAAACCCATTTGGATTTCGGTTATATGATTAAAGAACGCATCATGGAGACCAACAAACGCGTGGCTGTCATCGCTTCCGGGGACTTGTCACATGCGCTACTCACTGATGCACCCGCCGGATATAACGAGGCCGGACCGGAATTTGACGCCAAGATTCAAGAACTACTATCAACCAACAATGTGGCCGGCATGCTCCAGCTTGATAAAGATTTTATCGCCAATGCCGCCGAATGCGGCTTCCGGTCATTTTTGATCTTGATGGGAATTCTGCAAGGCGTACACTACACTTATAAATCATACTCCTATGAGGGCCCGTTTGGCGTCGGTTATCTGGTGGCCGACTTCGCTCTCTCCGTCTAACCGCCTATGTTTGCCAAAGTAATACCAGCCAGGAGAATGCCGGTAACGTTGCCGTTTTTTGATTACGCGGTGCCGGAAGAAATGAAAGCTAAAATCAAGGTTGGACAGCTGGTAAAAATTCCTTTTTTAAAATCGGAAATCTTTGGAGTGGTGGCGGAATTAAATTCAGCCGGTAGCGAACATAAACTGAAGGAAATTAAAGAGATTGTTTTCACGGCCCCGATTCTTTCCCGCGCGCAAATCAATTTTTTAATTGACATCGCCGAATTTTATCACACGTCTCTGGGTTTTATTTTAAAATCTTGTTTGCCTCCGTTACAAAAAAGAAAATTGAAAAAGATGCAGGAAAGCGGGGTCATGCCCGTACCGGCGAAACAGACCGCCAAATCGGAATTTGCTAAACCGACATTTTTTGCCTTCGGTAGCGATAAAGAAAAAATAAAATTTATTTTGAAAAAATTAATCGGTCCGGAGCAAATTCTCTATCTGGTCCCCGAACTTCCTAATTTAGAAAAAATTCAGAAACAATTGCCTGAAAATATTTTACAGCATGCGGAAATAATTACCGGCGAACTGTCCAACAAAGAATTATTTGACAAATGGATGCGGATTTGGAGCGGCGAAAAAAATATTATCATCGGCACCAGACGGGCGCTGTTTCTGCCGTGGTTTAATTTAAAAACTATAATTTTGGATGACGAAGCGAATTTAAATTATAAAAGCTGGGATATGGCTCCGCGCCTGCACACTCGCGACGCCGCTATATTTTTGGCTAAGCATCACGGCGCCGAACTTAACTTACTCGGCCACACTCCCTCGGTTGAAACCTCTTATTTTTGCCAGCATAAGATTTATAAAAACGCCGATTCCGAAAACACCGGCGCTCTTGCTATTGCGCCCTTTGAGAGTAAACCGACGATTATTGACTTGCGCGCCGAGCGCAAAGCCGGCAATTATAATTTCATCAGCACGCGCTTGGTGGAAGAATTTAAAAATATTAAAAGCGGAGATATTTTCTTTTATCTTAACCGGCGCGGTTCTTCCAGTTACGTCGGCTGCCGCGATTGCGGTAATGTCTATAAATGTCCGAACTGCCACATCACTTTAAATTACCATCAGGATCAAAATCTTTTAAAATGCCACTACTGCGGACACAGCGAACCGATGCGTTCGTCATGCCCGAACTGCCACGGCGTAAATGTGACGATGTTTGGCGTGGGCACACAGCAGGCCGAAACCGCCATCAGAAGAATGCTCGGCGCCAGTAACGGCCGCAAAGTGGTACGCATTGACAGTGATGTCAATGATTTGGAAAATTTAAACACGCCCGAAGATAAAATAATTGTCGGCACGCAGTTGGCCTGGTCATATCTGGACTGGTCAAAAATTAAATTGTTTGCGTTTTTAGATGCTGACACTTCTTTGTTTATTCCCGAATATAAGGTAGTGGAAAATTTATTTCAGCTTCTGCGTGATGCCCAATATAATTTACAGGATGGCGCCAAGCTTATAATTCAAACCAATCACCCCGATCATCTGGTGTTTAATTCATTGTTTAAACCGGAAAATTTTTATGCTGAACAATTAAAAGAAAGACAACTCTTGGGTTACCCTCCTTTTAAATTTCTGCTAAAATTATTCTATGGGAACCATAAACAGGAATTGGCTGAAAGAGAAGGCCAAAGAATGGCCAACCTCCTGACTGCCTTGACGAAAAGCCAAAAAGATATTAAGATAGCCGGTCCGCTGCAAACTTCGCCGTATTATTACGGCGGCCAATATTGGCAGGTGATTCTGGCTAAAATCGGCTATCAAAGCTATAAACAAAACACGAAATTGTTACTGTCAAAATTGCCGCCAAATTGGAAAGTGGACCCGAATCCGAATTCCATATTATATGCGAATTAAAAAAATATGAAATTAGAAATCATTACCGAACCAAGTCCCATTTTGCACAAGGTCTCCAAGCAGGTGGCCATTGGCGAAATTGGTTCCAAAAAAATCCAAAAACTTATCATTGATTTGACCGACACTCTCTATGCGCAGGACGGCGTGGGCATTGCCGCTCCCCAGGTAAACGAAAGTTTACAGGTTTGCATTATCTCCAAAAATGCCAACAAAGATAAGGCCAAGGATATTATTTTAATCAATCCGAAGTGGGAGAAGGCCTCGGTTATAAAGGACTGGGATGAAGAGGGCTGTTTGTCCGTGCCAAAAATTTACGGGCAGGTAAAAAGATATAAAAAAATAAAAGTAGCGGCTTACGATGAATCCGGCAAAAAAACACAATTTATCGCCGAAGGGCTTTTCGCGCGCGTTATTCAGCATGAGGTTGATCATCTAAATGGAATCTTGTTTATAGAAAAAGCAAAGAATTTACATACCATAGATTGATTCTCCTGAGATGATATCAATTTTTCGCCAAGCTGCGCTAGTACTCAAAATCGATATCATCTCAGTTGTTTCTCTCTCACTTTATGCAAAAACTAAAAACCGTATTCTTCGGGACGGAAAAATTTGCGGAAACTATTTTAACGGGACTGATAAACAGCGACATCACTGATGTTGTTTTAGTTATCACCCAGCCGGATAAGAAGGTTGGCCGCAAACAAGTGGTTGAGGAGTCCCCGGTGAAAATTTTGGCTGAAAAAAATAACATTCCGGTGGCCCAGCCGGAAAGTTTAAAAGATTATCAACTGCCGGTGGAAAATCTTGATTTAAACGTCGTAGCACAATATGGCTTAATTATTCCTAAAAAAATAATAAATTTTCCCAGATACGGATCAATCAATGTGCACGGTTCGCTTCTGCCCAAATACCGCGGCGCCTCCCCTATTCAAACCGCGATTACGAGCGGTGAAACCGAGACCGGCAATACTATAATGCTGATGGATGAAAAAATGGATACCGGGCCGATTTTGACCCAGGAAAGCGTCACTATAGACCCAAACGACACTTATCCCCAACTGGCAGATAAAATGGCCAAAAAGGCCGTTATTTTGCTTTTAAACACCATTCCAGAGTATATAGAGGGCAAAATCACTCCTCAACCGCAAGCCGGCGAGCCGACTCTCACTAAATTGCTTAGCAAAGACGATGGCCAAATTGATTTTAACAAAACTCCAGCTGAAATTTATAATAAATTTAGAGGTCTGCAACCATGGCCGGGAATTTGGTGTTTTTGGAACGGTAAACGCTTAAAAATTTTAAATCTAAAAAAAGCCGACAAAAATATTGAACCGGGCAAGATGGAACCGGGCAAAGTTGAAGTTTCCGGAAATGAAATTTTCGTTGGCTGTAAAGAAGGCGCGATTGAAATTTTAGAACTGCAGCCGGAAGGAAAAAATCCAATGACTGCAAAAGTATTTTTAAACGGATATAAAAACATAGACGGCGCCAAACTAACCTAATATGATTTCAAAAAAACAAACCTTTGTTTTTTTAGCCATTTACATTGGCTTGAGAGTGTTTTCATATTTTTTTCATCCGGGGAATTTTTTAAACACCTTTATCGCCGCGCTCATATTGTTTTCAACAATTTATTTTCTTCTTAAAAATGACCAACGCGGCTGGTATATCGTGGCTACGGAAATTTTTCTGGGCGGCACGGAAAACTTTTTGGAAATCGGCGGTATATCTTTGCGCACTCTGCTTTTAGTTTTTTCAGCCGTAATTTTTATCTGGCAGAAAATCAAAAGTAAAGAAATTCGCGCGATTATTAACTCAAATAAAATCTTCTGTGCTCTGGCTTCCGTTTTATATATCTGGATCGCCTTTACCATTGCCCGCGGTTATCTTGCCGGCCACAACGCCAAGGAAATAATTTCCGATGTTATCCCCTATTTATTTTTATTTTATTATTTCCCTTTACGGGAACTTCTCCAATCAGACAGGTTTAAAAAAATCGCCGCGGGTCTTTTGACCGCCACCGTTTTCGGCAATCTTATTTTTATTCTATTTACTTTCGCTTTTTATTCTGCCAACATATTACACTTGCAGGATGCCTATTACCACTGGTTCAGGGATATCGCCAACGGCAAAATCACCGGCTATGATTTTAATTTTTACCGAATTGTTTTAAATGAACAGCTTCTGCTCATCCCGCTGTTGTTATATTTTATTTCACAAATCATTAAACAATCACAAAAAATTTACATATATTTAGCGCTATCTTTATTAATAATCCTTCCCATAAATTTTACCCGTATTTATATTTTAGCCCTACCGGTCGGCTTGTTATTTTTATTCAACAAAACACGCTGGAAGAGATGGCTGATATGTTCCGCCGCCGCCATAGCCATATTTTTTCTTTCTTTCACCTTAATTCATTCTGCGGCCAGCCGCGGTCAGAGTTTGGGCTGGGAATTTTTCGGTATTCGTTTGCAAAGCATTGCTATGCCGCAAATTGAAGACAGCTCTTTAAGCCGAATGATTCTACTGCCGGCGATTTTGGATAAAATTAAAGTTAGCCCGATTTTGGGAAATGGGCTGGGAGATACGGTCACCGCCTATATACCAATGAATAAACAAACCATCACTACAGCGCAATTTGATTGGGGTTATTTGGAAATCATTGATGAGATGGGAATAATTGGAATGTTGATTTGGATTACGATTCTTGCCTGGATTATATGCTCTATCTGCAAATCAGATTCACAATCAAAAAACGGACTGATCACGTCCGTTATCGCTCTGATGGTTATAAACATTACTTCTCCAGCTTTATTTCATGTGATGGGCATTATTTTATTCACTGTTATTGTAGCCCATGCTTCTTCAAAACAATTGCCTTCGCCTCTTCATAATCCGCAACTTTCTTAATCTTCCACGGTAAATTATACATAAAACTCGGCAGCCAGGCGCTGATGCCTTTTCTGTTGCCAACCACTTTTTTATACAAAACCTCCGGCACAAAAACGCCGGTTTTATTTTTTTCTAAAAGCGACAGCCAGAGGTCCCAATCCTGAAATCTTTTTATTGATTCATCCCACGGACCGGCGCTTGGCCTCAAATCAGTTAATGCACTGCGACGTACCAAAGAGGTTACATCAATGTAATTTAATTTTTTTAATAATCCGGGGTCAAATTCATGGCTTTGCATTGTCTTCCAACCGAATTTAAATTTTGAATAGGCACAACTGGTCTCGGAATTATCTCGCAAGGCCTTATACATTTTTTCCAGCATATCGGGCCGTGCAATCGTATCCGCGTCCCAAAAAATCACATACTCCCCTTTTGACTGCGCAAAACCTAGATTGCGGGCCGACGGGGCGCCTTTATTTTCTTGGCTGAAAATTTTAATGTCAGAATTTTTTAAATCCGAAATCGCTTGCTGGAAATTATCCGTACTGCCGTCATTGACGATTATAATTTCAATTGGTTGATAAGTTTGCGCTAAAATATCGCTAATACATTTTTTAATGGTATGCGCGTGATTGTAAACCGGAATTATGACACTAATTAACGGATTCATAATGACTCTGGCTTATAGCAATTTTTTAAACTGCTGCTGCCAGGTGAATTCTTTCAATGCCCTTTCCCGGCCGGCCGCACCCATTTTTTTGGCGTATTCTTTTTCGCGAAGCAAATCAGAAATCGCCGCTATCACGCTTGCTTCCTGATAAACATCCACCACCAATCCGGTGACCAAATCTTCCACCACTTCTCCCACGCCGCCAACTCGGCCGGCCACTACCGGCACACCGCAGGCAGCGCTTTCCACAAACACTGTCCCCCAGCCCTCTTCCACTGATTCATCCGGATGCGTGAGTAACACCAGCAAATCAGCCAGCTGATAATATCTCGGCAATTCGTTATACGGCACCGCGCCGATAAACCGGGTGATGTTGTGCAGATAATTTTTTTGAATTAATTTCATAATTTCGTCTTTCTTCGGCCCGTCTCCGACAATCAACCAAACCAAGTTTGGTATTTTTTCCAAAATCTGCGGCAACAAGCGCGCCATATGCGGAAAACCCTTGCCCTCGGCAATTCTGGAGACGGTCAAAATTACACTCTTCCCTTCCAAGGCCAGCTGGGATTTTAATTTTTTGATTTCATTTTCCGAAACTTTGCCAAAAAACGCCTCGCCCGGACAGGGATAAATTACGCGTACATCCTTATTTAAATCTTCAAACTTGGATTTAAATTTATCCTGCAAAAAAATACTGTTGACAATTATTTTTTCGGCTCTTTGGCAAACCATTTTAAGTTTCTTTTTCTTTCCCGGAACCTTGGTGGCCATTTCCAGATCAGTGCCGTGGAAAAAAATTGTATACGGGATTTTCATTTTTTTATTTAACCAGTAAGCTACATAGCCCACCGGCAAAGCGTGGTGCACATAAATCTGCTCAATTTTTTCCGTTTTGACAATTTTTTTGATTTGGAAATACAATTTCAGCCACTTGGGCCAGAAAAATTTAAAATATGGCTTCTCCCTAACCGTTTTCCATTTATTTTTTAAGTCAAATTCATTACCGCCCATTATTTTTGGCGCATACACCACTGTCTCTGTTGCCGGTAAATTTTTGGCCAGGTTATACGTATAGGAGGCAATCCCGCCGATTTGCGGCGGATATTCAAGCGTGATAATTAATGTTTTCATACAGAAATTTGAGTTTTGTTTTTAAAAATTTTATTTATTATATTTTTAATTTGGCCTATATTAATGCCACCTGTCAAAAATAACAGCCCAAAATACACAACCGCTCCGATCGGAATGGTCCAAATAAAATTTATTTTTAAAGATAAATAATACACCACTCCCCCCATCACCACCGCCGGCCACAAGGTTTGATTGATATATTTTAAAATATTTCTAAATTTAATGTTTAGTTCGCGTCGGGCAAACAAATATCCGCCAACTACCAAAACCGTGTTGCTGA from Patescibacteria group bacterium includes these protein-coding regions:
- a CDS encoding O-antigen ligase family protein; the encoded protein is MISKKQTFVFLAIYIGLRVFSYFFHPGNFLNTFIAALILFSTIYFLLKNDQRGWYIVATEIFLGGTENFLEIGGISLRTLLLVFSAVIFIWQKIKSKEIRAIINSNKIFCALASVLYIWIAFTIARGYLAGHNAKEIISDVIPYLFLFYYFPLRELLQSDRFKKIAAGLLTATVFGNLIFILFTFAFYSANILHLQDAYYHWFRDIANGKITGYDFNFYRIVLNEQLLLIPLLLYFISQIIKQSQKIYIYLALSLLIILPINFTRIYILALPVGLLFLFNKTRWKRWLICSAAAIAIFFLSFTLIHSAASRGQSLGWEFFGIRLQSIAMPQIEDSSLSRMILLPAILDKIKVSPILGNGLGDTVTAYIPMNKQTITTAQFDWGYLEIIDEMGIIGMLIWITILAWIICSICKSDSQSKNGLITSVIALMVINITSPALFHVMGIILFTVIVAHASSKQLPSPLHNPQLS
- a CDS encoding glycosyltransferase family A protein, with the translated sequence MNPLISVIIPVYNHAHTIKKCISDILAQTYQPIEIIIVNDGSTDNFQQAISDLKNSDIKIFSQENKGAPSARNLGFAQSKGEYVIFWDADTIARPDMLEKMYKALRDNSETSCAYSKFKFGWKTMQSHEFDPGLLKKLNYIDVTSLVRRSALTDLRPSAGPWDESIKRFQDWDLWLSLLEKNKTGVFVPEVLYKKVVGNRKGISAWLPSFMYNLPWKIKKVADYEEAKAIVLKKHGLQ
- a CDS encoding glycosyltransferase family 4 protein — its product is MKTLIITLEYPPQIGGIASYTYNLAKNLPATETVVYAPKIMGGNEFDLKNKWKTVREKPYFKFFWPKWLKLYFQIKKIVKTEKIEQIYVHHALPVGYVAYWLNKKMKIPYTIFFHGTDLEMATKVPGKKKKLKMVCQRAEKIIVNSIFLQDKFKSKFEDLNKDVRVIYPCPGEAFFGKVSENEIKKLKSQLALEGKSVILTVSRIAEGKGFPHMARLLPQILEKIPNLVWLIVGDGPKKDEIMKLIQKNYLHNITRFIGAVPYNELPRYYQLADLLVLLTHPDESVEEGWGTVFVESAACGVPVVAGRVGGVGEVVEDLVTGLVVDVYQEASVIAAISDLLREKEYAKKMGAAGRERALKEFTWQQQFKKLL